A genomic window from Gemmatimonadaceae bacterium includes:
- a CDS encoding transposase produces MLRREGWPINRKRVQRLYQQEGLQVRRRRRKRRAVVPRVPVAVPTRPNQRWSMDFVRDTLGGGRVFRCFTLVDDCTRECPAIEVDVSLPGERVVRVLDRVAAVRGYPHAIVYDNGLHPLSRVA; encoded by the coding sequence GTGCTCCGGCGCGAGGGCTGGCCGATCAACCGCAAGCGCGTCCAGCGCCTGTACCAGCAGGAGGGGTTGCAGGTGCGTCGCCGGCGGCGGAAGCGGCGCGCGGTGGTGCCGCGCGTCCCGGTGGCGGTGCCGACGCGCCCGAACCAGCGCTGGAGCATGGACTTCGTGCGCGACACGCTCGGCGGTGGTCGGGTGTTCCGATGCTTCACCCTCGTGGACGACTGCACACGGGAGTGCCCCGCAATCGAGGTCGACGTATCGCTCCCCGGGGAGCGCGTGGTGCGCGTGCTCGACCGCGTCGCGGCCGTGCGCGGGTATCCGCATGCGATCGTGTATGACAACGGTCTACATCCGCTGTCAAGAGTTGCGTAG
- the tilS gene encoding tRNA lysidine(34) synthetase TilS, with protein MRVARSLDALPPGRWLLAVSGGRDSMVLLDAMAAWRGGEIAGVASFDHGTGPAARKAVQLVERTALRLELPAVTGALPPGAASDEASWRAARLQFLRAWAAELGAEVVTAHTRDDQIETVVLRILRDAGARGLAGMLGSAGRPFLSLGRSDIAAYAAARKLQFVEDPSNRSMAFARNRVRHEILPALERAQPGFSDWCWELSKRASALRAEVAAWVDAVLLPVHPEPSAVAVPAEPLAALSVDATAVVWPELAARVGVTMDRRGIARVAEWAPGAKPKGRIQLAGGAEVLRTASTFVIRLLY; from the coding sequence ATGCGGGTTGCCCGTTCCCTCGACGCACTGCCGCCGGGCCGTTGGCTGCTCGCGGTCAGCGGCGGCCGCGATTCAATGGTCCTTCTGGACGCGATGGCCGCGTGGCGGGGCGGGGAAATCGCCGGCGTGGCCAGTTTCGACCACGGCACGGGACCGGCGGCGCGGAAGGCGGTGCAACTGGTGGAGCGGACGGCCCTCAGGCTCGAGCTGCCGGCGGTCACGGGCGCGTTGCCGCCGGGCGCGGCCAGCGACGAAGCCAGTTGGCGCGCAGCGCGCTTGCAGTTTCTGCGGGCCTGGGCGGCCGAGCTCGGTGCTGAGGTGGTGACGGCTCACACGCGGGATGATCAGATCGAGACGGTGGTGCTGCGCATCCTGCGGGACGCCGGCGCGCGCGGTTTAGCGGGAATGCTCGGCAGCGCCGGTCGTCCCTTCCTGTCGCTCGGCCGAAGCGACATCGCGGCCTACGCAGCCGCGCGGAAACTGCAGTTCGTCGAGGATCCCTCGAACCGCTCGATGGCCTTCGCGCGGAACCGCGTACGGCACGAGATCCTGCCGGCGCTGGAGCGTGCGCAGCCGGGCTTCTCCGACTGGTGCTGGGAGCTGTCCAAGCGGGCTTCGGCGCTGCGCGCTGAGGTCGCGGCCTGGGTGGACGCCGTGCTGCTGCCGGTACATCCGGAGCCCTCGGCGGTGGCGGTGCCTGCCGAGCCGCTCGCGGCGCTCTCGGTTGATGCGACTGCGGTGGTGTGGCCGGAGCTCGCCGCCCGGGTCGGCGTGACGATGGATCGCCGCGGCATCGCCCGGGTGGCCGAGTGGGCGCCGGGGGCAAAGCCGAAGGGCCGGATCCAGCTCGCGGGAGGGGCAGAAGTGCTGCGCACGGCCAGCACTTTCGTGATTCGGCTTCTATATTGA
- a CDS encoding transposase — MGFLQELEAGAKLAEVCRRIGVSETTIHHWRRKYGGLQVNEAHRLKAMEEENRQPKRIVADQALNLQVVKDLPGEKW; from the coding sequence GTGGGGTTCCTGCAGGAGCTCGAGGCGGGCGCCAAGCTTGCGGAGGTGTGCCGCCGGATCGGCGTGAGCGAGACGACGATCCACCACTGGCGCCGGAAGTACGGCGGCCTTCAGGTGAACGAGGCCCATCGGCTGAAGGCGATGGAAGAAGAAAACCGGCAGCCCAAGCGGATCGTCGCCGACCAGGCCCTGAACCTGCAGGTCGTGAAGGACCTGCCGGGAGAAAAGTGGTGA
- a CDS encoding DivIVA domain-containing protein, producing MSEHLEGGDDIFRLTPVDVRRYDFGSAMRGYDRQRVDQFREQLAEELERLTRQNSELETKLRNFHEQLKHYRERDKAINEALVSAQQLREDVKEQAAREGELMRREAEAAAQQIIAESRQQLSQLQMEIESLDRTRRAYLAQMRAIAERHIAEADALLDSPPAQG from the coding sequence ATGAGCGAGCATCTCGAGGGCGGCGACGACATCTTCCGCCTCACGCCGGTGGACGTGCGACGCTATGACTTCGGCTCCGCGATGCGCGGCTACGACCGCCAACGCGTGGACCAGTTCCGCGAGCAACTCGCGGAGGAGCTGGAGCGCCTGACGCGCCAGAACAGCGAGCTCGAGACCAAGCTGCGCAACTTTCACGAGCAGCTCAAACACTATCGCGAGCGCGATAAGGCCATCAATGAGGCGCTGGTCTCGGCACAGCAACTGCGCGAGGACGTGAAGGAGCAGGCGGCGCGCGAGGGCGAATTGATGCGGCGCGAGGCCGAAGCGGCGGCGCAGCAGATTATCGCCGAGTCGCGGCAGCAATTGTCGCAACTGCAGATGGAGATCGAATCGCTGGACCGTACGCGCCGCGCCTACCTGGCGCAGATGCGCGCCATCGCCGAGCGGCACATCGCCGAGGCGGACGCGCTGCTGGACTCTCCGCCGGCGCAGGGCTGA
- a CDS encoding YggS family pyridoxal phosphate-dependent enzyme has translation MGFPWLNERVAEIRGEIAGAIRRGGHGQEVRLIAVTKTHGPEAVLAAAAAGIHDVGENKVQEALSKQEALRAAGTMPAGLTWHLIGHLQTNKVKALPQFRLFHALDRAKLADEAAAMAAKLGVTLDVLVQVNVAGEDTKGGYVPAALASEAERLRGLPNLRVRGVMTMAPFDAPESVLRAVFRGAREARDVLRAAGHPADELSMGMSGDYLIAVEEGATLVRLGTILFGTRH, from the coding sequence ATGGGTTTTCCGTGGCTCAACGAACGGGTGGCCGAAATCCGCGGTGAAATCGCGGGTGCCATCCGGCGCGGGGGGCATGGGCAGGAGGTCCGGCTGATTGCCGTGACCAAGACGCACGGCCCTGAGGCGGTGCTCGCGGCTGCCGCCGCGGGCATCCACGACGTCGGCGAGAACAAGGTGCAGGAAGCGCTCTCGAAGCAAGAGGCGCTACGGGCAGCAGGCACGATGCCTGCCGGTCTGACCTGGCACCTGATTGGGCATCTGCAGACCAACAAGGTGAAGGCGCTGCCGCAGTTCCGGCTGTTCCACGCGCTGGACCGCGCGAAGCTCGCCGACGAGGCAGCGGCGATGGCGGCGAAGCTCGGCGTCACGCTCGATGTGCTGGTGCAAGTGAATGTGGCTGGCGAGGACACGAAGGGCGGCTATGTGCCGGCTGCGCTGGCGTCGGAGGCGGAGCGGTTGCGAGGCCTGCCGAACCTGCGCGTGCGCGGCGTGATGACGATGGCGCCGTTTGACGCGCCGGAGTCGGTGCTGCGGGCGGTGTTCCGCGGGGCGCGAGAGGCTCGCGACGTGCTGCGGGCCGCCGGGCATCCGGCGGACGAGTTGTCGATGGGAATGAGCGGGGACTATCTGATCGCCGTCGAGGAAGGGGCCACCTTGGTCCGCCTCGGCACGATCCTCTTCGGGACGAGGCACTAG
- a CDS encoding IS110 family transposase — protein MTTGHPFPEDVVPGTWVAIDVAKDAHEVLIAHGARHERCRVENSLAAVSRLVAHLQSLPQPVRVGLEPTGVYHRPLAYRLLQAGFDVRFVASLTCARYREARYSSWDKNDAKDARVILEVLQQGMTMRYIEPLVAGWHDAQEISKAYWQVTLARTRVQHSLLTHFLPLYWPEFARYWRTSRSEAFVSLLLAFPTPQHITALTEKAFLEAAWKPAGRKVGKAAWLRGVYELAQRSLALPVPPDSPAVQAARLRLQTFLDLSRQRAALEAWADHLLGVHPDYQLLQTIPGIGPVFALTILAEGGDLRRFGHHRQFLKFCGLDLAKAQSGQSKGQEQLSKRGNSRLRCAFWFAGRVAVRSREDSVRDKFERYMATAPKSADRRRKAYTAIAAKMARIAYAVVKTGQPYRAYFEHDVPSESTPINRAVEALATS, from the coding sequence ATGACGACTGGCCATCCCTTCCCTGAAGATGTCGTTCCCGGCACGTGGGTTGCAATCGACGTAGCCAAGGACGCCCACGAGGTGCTGATCGCCCATGGCGCGCGACACGAGCGGTGCCGCGTGGAGAACTCGCTGGCGGCGGTGTCACGGCTCGTGGCGCACCTGCAGTCGTTGCCGCAGCCCGTGCGAGTGGGACTGGAGCCGACTGGCGTCTACCATCGGCCGCTGGCGTACCGACTGCTCCAGGCCGGCTTCGACGTGCGCTTCGTCGCGTCGCTCACCTGCGCTCGGTACCGAGAGGCGCGCTATTCCTCGTGGGACAAGAACGACGCGAAGGATGCACGCGTGATCCTGGAAGTGCTGCAGCAGGGGATGACGATGCGCTACATCGAGCCGCTCGTTGCCGGGTGGCACGACGCACAGGAAATCTCGAAGGCGTACTGGCAGGTGACCCTGGCGCGGACGCGCGTGCAGCATAGCCTGCTGACGCACTTCCTGCCGCTCTACTGGCCGGAGTTCGCACGCTATTGGCGCACCTCGCGCAGTGAGGCGTTTGTCAGCCTCCTGCTGGCCTTCCCGACGCCGCAGCACATCACGGCGCTCACCGAGAAGGCGTTCCTCGAGGCGGCGTGGAAACCCGCCGGTCGCAAGGTCGGGAAGGCGGCATGGCTGCGTGGCGTGTATGAGCTGGCGCAGCGCTCGCTGGCCCTGCCCGTGCCGCCGGACAGTCCCGCGGTGCAGGCTGCCCGCCTGCGTCTCCAAACCTTTCTCGACCTGTCGCGGCAGCGTGCGGCGCTCGAGGCGTGGGCGGACCACCTGCTCGGCGTCCACCCCGACTATCAGCTGTTGCAGACCATTCCAGGCATTGGACCTGTCTTCGCCCTCACCATTCTCGCCGAGGGGGGCGACCTCCGCCGCTTCGGCCACCACCGCCAGTTCCTGAAGTTCTGCGGCCTGGACCTGGCCAAGGCGCAGTCCGGCCAGTCGAAGGGGCAGGAGCAGCTGTCCAAGCGCGGCAACAGCCGCCTGCGCTGCGCCTTCTGGTTCGCCGGCCGCGTCGCCGTCCGCAGTCGCGAGGACTCCGTGCGCGACAAGTTCGAGCGCTACATGGCGACGGCGCCCAAGAGCGCCGATCGTCGGCGCAAGGCCTACACCGCCATCGCCGCGAAGATGGCACGGATCGCCTATGCCGTAGTCAAGACCGGTCAGCCGTACCGCGCGTACTTCGAACACGACGTCCCCAGTGAATCGACTCCGATCAACCGTGCCGTCGAGGCGCTTGCGACCTCGTAG
- a CDS encoding thioredoxin domain-containing protein: protein MSFSIVIAALAVAAAAIKMAFWQPRRSMISGPVPAVSIVPDSERRALEDVGIELAKAKVEPHVRLVEFTDLECPACRSFHRAVSEVSAEFPGAVGMTFVHFPLEMHRFALPAARAMECADSFGAASTFVDVVFAHQDSLGLIGWGELARRAGIADTSRIAICANSAARFDRIDRGIEVGGRLGVNATPTVYLDGTLLGAPSVAVLRQAIRDRLNKD, encoded by the coding sequence GTGTCCTTTTCAATCGTTATCGCTGCCCTTGCGGTGGCTGCTGCCGCTATAAAAATGGCGTTTTGGCAACCACGCCGCTCCATGATCTCTGGGCCAGTTCCTGCTGTTTCGATCGTGCCGGACTCTGAGCGGCGTGCGCTTGAAGATGTAGGGATCGAACTGGCTAAAGCCAAGGTAGAGCCGCACGTGAGATTAGTCGAATTCACAGACCTGGAATGTCCCGCGTGTCGCAGTTTCCATAGAGCAGTGTCCGAGGTATCCGCTGAGTTTCCTGGTGCGGTTGGCATGACGTTCGTTCATTTCCCGCTGGAGATGCACCGCTTCGCGCTTCCTGCGGCCAGGGCGATGGAGTGCGCCGATTCTTTCGGCGCAGCTTCGACATTCGTTGATGTCGTGTTTGCTCATCAGGATTCTCTCGGCTTAATCGGCTGGGGAGAACTCGCACGCCGAGCGGGGATTGCCGACACTTCACGCATAGCTATATGTGCGAATAGTGCCGCTCGTTTTGATCGCATCGATCGCGGCATCGAAGTTGGCGGCCGTCTAGGAGTGAATGCTACCCCAACTGTTTATCTCGATGGGACGCTCCTTGGGGCACCATCAGTTGCCGTGCTTCGTCAGGCGATCAGAGATCGACTCAATAAAGACTGA
- the ftsH gene encoding ATP-dependent zinc metalloprotease FtsH, whose product MANAPQQKPGGFGRASRTLSLWVLAFLVPFVFFQMTSGRNEQSPPIDYSAYLQQLNSDNISRVTIIGGREVNGEFKSRVSIDGREVRRFSTKFPVHNSETEIERLNAKQVLIKAEDQRLSMGAILLQMLPWIIIIGIWVFLLRQMQAGGNKAFSFGKSKAKLLSGDTPKVTFADVAGADEAKVELREIIEFLKDPAKFTKLGGRLPKGALLVGPPGTGKTLLAKAVAGEAGRPFFSMSGSDFVEMFVGVGASRVRDLFEQGKANAPCIIFIDEIDAVGRHRGAGLGGGHDEREQTLNQLLVEMDGFESNDGVILIAATNRPDVLDPALLRPGRFDRQIVVDAPDLRGREGILKVHVRNKPLAEDVDIHRLARGTPGMAGADLANLVNEAALLAARNNHDKIYMVDFENAKDRVMLGAERKSLVMKEDERRLTAFHEAGHAVCAIRVKGNDPLHKVTIVPRGRALGLAFTLPEDDRVSVTREQLEARLVMAYGGRVAEEIVFGRDRVTTGAASDIQQATGIARRYVSQWGLSDAIGPILVGDNEQEVFLGRELNSRRQVSERTAQQVDDEVARVINEAYNRAMDTLTTHRPLLDAIANALLERETLTREDIAFLERGEDLPPRKEPPSAAAIPPVTAKEPEPRRVPPVIGGPEPSPA is encoded by the coding sequence ATGGCGAATGCCCCTCAACAGAAGCCCGGCGGGTTCGGGCGCGCGTCGCGGACCCTCTCGCTGTGGGTCCTGGCGTTCCTCGTGCCCTTCGTCTTCTTCCAGATGACGTCAGGGCGCAACGAGCAGTCGCCCCCGATCGACTATTCGGCGTACCTGCAGCAGCTGAACTCGGACAACATCTCGCGCGTGACGATCATCGGCGGGCGCGAGGTCAACGGTGAGTTCAAGTCGCGCGTGTCGATCGACGGCCGCGAGGTGCGCCGCTTCTCGACGAAGTTCCCGGTGCACAACTCGGAGACCGAGATTGAGCGCCTGAACGCCAAGCAGGTGCTCATCAAGGCCGAGGACCAGCGCCTGTCGATGGGCGCGATCCTGCTGCAGATGCTGCCGTGGATCATCATCATCGGCATCTGGGTGTTCTTGCTGCGCCAGATGCAGGCGGGCGGTAACAAGGCGTTCTCGTTCGGCAAGTCGAAGGCCAAGCTGCTCTCAGGCGACACGCCGAAGGTGACCTTTGCCGACGTCGCCGGTGCGGACGAGGCCAAGGTCGAGCTGCGCGAGATCATCGAGTTCCTCAAGGACCCGGCCAAGTTCACGAAGCTCGGCGGTCGGCTGCCGAAGGGCGCGCTGCTCGTGGGCCCGCCGGGCACGGGCAAGACGCTGCTCGCCAAGGCGGTGGCTGGCGAGGCGGGGCGTCCGTTCTTCTCGATGTCGGGTTCCGACTTCGTGGAGATGTTCGTGGGCGTCGGCGCGAGCCGTGTGCGCGACCTCTTCGAGCAGGGCAAGGCGAACGCGCCTTGCATCATCTTCATCGACGAGATCGACGCGGTCGGTCGCCACCGCGGCGCCGGCTTGGGCGGTGGGCACGACGAACGCGAGCAGACGCTGAACCAACTGCTCGTGGAGATGGACGGCTTCGAGTCCAACGACGGCGTCATCCTCATCGCCGCGACGAACCGTCCGGACGTGCTGGACCCGGCGCTGCTGCGCCCGGGCCGCTTCGATCGGCAGATCGTGGTGGACGCGCCGGACCTGCGTGGACGCGAAGGCATCCTCAAGGTGCACGTGCGCAACAAGCCGTTGGCCGAGGACGTGGACATCCACCGCCTCGCGCGTGGCACGCCGGGGATGGCCGGCGCGGACCTCGCCAACCTCGTGAACGAGGCAGCGCTGCTCGCGGCCCGCAACAACCACGACAAGATCTATATGGTGGACTTCGAGAACGCGAAGGATCGCGTGATGCTCGGCGCCGAGCGGAAGTCCCTGGTGATGAAGGAAGACGAGCGTCGCCTCACGGCCTTCCACGAGGCCGGGCACGCGGTCTGCGCAATCCGCGTGAAGGGCAACGACCCGCTGCACAAGGTGACGATCGTTCCGCGTGGCCGTGCGTTGGGCCTCGCGTTCACGTTGCCGGAAGACGACCGCGTGTCGGTGACGCGCGAGCAGCTGGAGGCGCGCCTCGTGATGGCCTACGGCGGTCGCGTGGCCGAGGAGATCGTCTTCGGGCGCGACCGCGTGACCACCGGCGCCGCCAGCGACATCCAGCAGGCCACCGGCATCGCGCGGCGCTATGTGTCGCAGTGGGGGCTCTCGGACGCCATCGGCCCGATCCTCGTCGGCGACAACGAGCAGGAAGTCTTCCTCGGGCGCGAGCTCAACTCGCGGCGCCAGGTGTCCGAGCGCACGGCCCAGCAGGTGGACGACGAGGTCGCGCGCGTGATCAACGAGGCGTACAACCGCGCGATGGATACGCTGACGACGCATCGGCCGCTGCTGGATGCGATCGCCAACGCACTGCTCGAGCGCGAGACGCTGACACGCGAGGACATCGCGTTCCTCGAGCGCGGCGAGGACCTGCCGCCACGCAAGGAGCCGCCCTCGGCCGCCGCGATCCCGCCGGTCACCGCCAAGGAACCCGAGCCGCGTCGCGTGCCGCCGGTGATTGGCGGGCCGGAGCCGTCGCCGGCCTGA
- a CDS encoding LemA family protein, with the protein MLFGIILVVLVVVFISVYNGLIALRNQTANALKQIDVQLKRRHDLIPNLISTVQGAMDHERETLQAVVEARNTAVKAAAGLDPQHVKATAAAEAQLTGSLGRLLAVVEAYPDLKASNNLKSLQEELASTENKVSFSRQLYNDTATQYNTKQQQFPGNMVAGFAGASPAELWEIEDVAERAVPKVEFRRGA; encoded by the coding sequence ATGCTGTTCGGGATTATTCTCGTCGTCCTCGTCGTGGTCTTCATCTCCGTGTACAACGGGCTCATCGCCCTCCGGAACCAGACCGCGAACGCCCTCAAGCAGATCGACGTGCAGCTCAAGCGCCGTCACGACCTCATCCCCAACCTGATCAGCACCGTGCAGGGGGCGATGGACCACGAGCGCGAGACGCTCCAGGCCGTCGTCGAGGCGCGCAATACCGCCGTGAAGGCCGCCGCCGGGCTCGACCCGCAGCACGTGAAGGCCACCGCTGCCGCCGAGGCGCAGCTGACCGGCTCGCTGGGCCGCCTGCTTGCCGTCGTCGAAGCCTACCCCGACCTCAAGGCCAGCAACAATCTCAAGAGCCTGCAGGAGGAGCTCGCGAGCACCGAGAACAAGGTCAGCTTCTCGCGGCAGCTCTACAACGACACCGCCACGCAGTACAACACCAAGCAGCAGCAGTTCCCGGGCAATATGGTCGCCGGGTTCGCGGGCGCGTCGCCCGCCGAGCTGTGGGAAATCGAGGACGTGGCGGAGCGGGCGGTGCCCAAGGTCGAGTTTCGGCGGGGAGCCTAG
- a CDS encoding integrase core domain-containing protein produces MIGWPSSFQMYYGPEFVSAALDAWAHRHQVVLDSMDPGKPVQNAFIESFNGTFRDECLNESWFVNLADAQRTIEAWRIDYECERPHSRLKDRTPREFALALADATTSTALTPGPA; encoded by the coding sequence TTGATCGGCTGGCCATCCTCCTTCCAGATGTACTACGGGCCCGAGTTCGTGAGCGCGGCGCTCGATGCGTGGGCCCATCGCCACCAGGTGGTGCTCGACTCCATGGACCCGGGGAAGCCGGTCCAGAACGCCTTCATCGAGAGCTTCAACGGGACGTTCCGGGACGAGTGCCTGAACGAGAGCTGGTTTGTCAACCTTGCCGATGCCCAACGGACGATCGAAGCGTGGCGCATCGACTACGAATGCGAGCGGCCGCACAGCCGGCTCAAGGACCGCACCCCGCGCGAGTTTGCGCTCGCGCTTGCCGATGCTACAACTTCGACCGCCCTGACCCCGGGACCGGCATAA
- the hpt gene encoding hypoxanthine phosphoribosyltransferase: protein MTSTSASGDPRLRGRAVKRVAFDEQAIAARVRELGEEITASYPDGDLLVLGLLKGSFVFLADLVREIRRPLHVDFLVASSYGAGTISSGNVQLVYDPKTELEGKHILLVEDIVDSGRTLQVLVDLLRDRKPKSLEICALLHKHIAEHLAHPVKYVGFDAPHEFLVGYGLDHAEDFRHVPYVASLE, encoded by the coding sequence ATGACCAGCACCTCCGCCTCTGGCGATCCCCGGCTGCGGGGCCGCGCCGTCAAGCGCGTGGCCTTCGACGAGCAGGCCATCGCCGCGCGCGTTCGGGAACTGGGGGAGGAAATCACCGCTTCCTATCCAGACGGCGACCTGCTGGTGCTCGGCCTGCTCAAGGGGAGCTTCGTCTTCCTGGCGGACCTGGTCCGCGAGATCCGGCGGCCGCTGCACGTGGACTTCCTGGTGGCCTCGAGCTACGGCGCGGGGACGATTTCATCCGGGAACGTCCAGCTGGTGTATGACCCGAAGACGGAACTGGAGGGGAAGCACATCCTGCTGGTCGAGGACATCGTGGATTCCGGCCGCACGCTGCAGGTGCTGGTGGACCTGCTGCGGGACCGGAAGCCGAAGTCGCTCGAGATCTGTGCCCTCCTGCACAAACACATCGCGGAGCACCTCGCGCACCCGGTGAAGTACGTCGGGTTCGATGCCCCGCACGAATTCCTCGTAGGCTACGGGTTGGACCACGCGGAGGATTTCCGCCACGTCCCCTACGTAGCGAGTCTGGAGTAG
- a CDS encoding 6-bladed beta-propeller, which translates to MMLRTLLLATAVMLAACTSDAPAPDAGAGLVTVFDSSRADTIIARTAGSVAPARVQGVREEMRIAPAMDDTTLFAEVSESDVGPSGELYVFDQPNQVLLIFDSTGALQRRVGRRGAGPGEFYSNNGMVVLRDGRLAQWGARNGRVSFFSPDGDFLTSWAVPTGFSTSNGIRTDSSGTLYAYRPVTAPRDGGLNRPGIPGDSVS; encoded by the coding sequence ATGATGCTCCGAACGCTCTTGCTCGCGACGGCCGTGATGCTTGCGGCCTGCACCTCCGATGCGCCGGCGCCGGATGCCGGGGCGGGGTTGGTGACCGTCTTCGACTCGTCGCGCGCGGACACCATCATTGCGCGCACGGCGGGCAGCGTTGCGCCGGCCCGCGTCCAAGGCGTGCGGGAGGAAATGCGCATCGCGCCGGCGATGGACGACACGACGCTCTTCGCCGAGGTCAGCGAGTCTGACGTCGGGCCGAGCGGCGAACTGTACGTCTTCGACCAGCCGAATCAGGTGCTGCTGATCTTCGACTCCACGGGTGCGCTGCAACGTCGTGTGGGCCGGCGGGGCGCCGGGCCGGGAGAGTTCTATTCCAACAATGGAATGGTCGTGCTGCGCGACGGACGTCTCGCGCAGTGGGGCGCGCGCAACGGGCGCGTGTCATTCTTCTCGCCGGACGGCGACTTCCTGACGAGTTGGGCGGTGCCGACGGGGTTCAGTACCTCCAACGGGATCCGCACGGACAGCAGCGGGACGCTCTATGCGTATCGTCCGGTCACGGCGCCTCGGGACGGGGGATTGAATCGACCCGGGATTCCCGGAGACTCGGTTAGCTGA
- a CDS encoding purine-nucleoside phosphorylase, with amino-acid sequence MALTPADVARAADAIRARSVIAPEVAIILGTGLGGLASAIAVSDAIPYGDVPGFPESTVESHSGRLLLGTLGGKRVVAMQGRFHRYEGYSLQQVTLPVRVMQALGARTLVVSNACGGIRADWAPGDLMAIADHINLLGDNPLVGPHHAEWGARFPDMSAAYDAELRARAAAVAAEQGTTLRSGVYAAVMGPNLETRAEYAMLRTMGADVVGMSTVPEVIVARQLGMRVLGLSIITDACVPETLEEASLGKILEVAAVAEPKLTALVRGVVERL; translated from the coding sequence ATGGCACTGACACCCGCCGACGTCGCGCGCGCGGCGGATGCCATCCGCGCGCGCAGCGTAATCGCGCCCGAAGTGGCCATCATCCTCGGGACCGGGCTCGGCGGCTTGGCCTCGGCCATCGCCGTGTCCGATGCCATTCCCTACGGCGACGTCCCGGGGTTCCCGGAGTCGACGGTGGAATCGCATTCGGGCCGGCTGCTGCTCGGCACGCTCGGGGGCAAGCGCGTCGTGGCGATGCAGGGTCGCTTCCACCGCTACGAGGGTTACTCGCTGCAGCAGGTGACGCTGCCGGTGCGGGTGATGCAGGCGCTGGGCGCGCGGACGCTGGTGGTCAGCAACGCCTGCGGCGGCATCCGCGCCGACTGGGCTCCCGGTGACTTGATGGCGATCGCCGACCACATCAACCTGCTCGGCGACAACCCGCTGGTGGGGCCGCACCACGCCGAATGGGGTGCGCGCTTTCCGGATATGTCGGCTGCCTACGACGCCGAGCTGCGCGCGCGGGCCGCGGCGGTCGCGGCGGAGCAGGGGACGACGCTGCGCAGCGGCGTGTACGCGGCGGTGATGGGCCCGAACCTCGAGACGCGCGCCGAGTACGCGATGCTGCGCACGATGGGCGCGGACGTGGTGGGGATGAGCACGGTGCCTGAGGTCATCGTGGCGCGCCAGCTTGGGATGCGCGTGCTGGGGCTGTCGATCATCACCGACGCCTGCGTGCCCGAGACGCTGGAGGAGGCATCGCTGGGGAAGATTCTCGAAGTGGCGGCGGTGGCCGAGCCGAAGCTCACCGCGCTGGTGCGTGGCGTGGTGGAGCGCCTATGA